One window of Anaeromyxobacter diazotrophicus genomic DNA carries:
- a CDS encoding TonB-dependent receptor plug domain-containing protein produces MARSVRACALAAHLLAIVPAAAAAGDEGARAPTFGEELEVTGERPRTAAADPTAASTVVEAHRFEGEAKSVAELIATAPGVAVSQYGGLGQLTTVSLRGSSAAQVQVLLDGLPLNTAAGGGVDLARIPRAWIERIEVVRGAEGAVYGAGTLGGVVNIVTRRAAAGAWSAEATAGSFRTFAGSADGAVGGERWGLFGAAAVEDTSGRFEYLFDPTPAMPGDALEPRQRDHDASFTAGGLAKLWATVGEGRLDAVLQLSGGTRDLPGSPYALTPHDGQRDARAGLVAHLAEPLGEGLVLVLGLDGRDDRLTVWLDPFPTARQRDLAGEASAELRWTTGPSELALRAAGGGERLEVEGGRTHAWGTAALSAAEELALLGGRLRVAPALRFDVVGPFQGISAKLGASLRVAGPLSVRAGAGRSFRAPSFAELYLSQGLLSPNPGLVPETSWSADAGLALDGRLGLARATVFTQQYQDLIVYEPDSFRRFKPFNDGKAAANGLELEAASAPRGPAALALSGAYTLLATETLRGSAAVLGKELPHRARHRLYARLAGERGPVAAHAEAQWVSAQFQDLANSPALRVPPVLTLGAGASILLTRRPETRLALEVRNLLDDRTLQDGFGNPLPGRTVTLTVRVSGGKESP; encoded by the coding sequence TTGGCTCGATCCGTCCGCGCCTGCGCGCTCGCCGCGCACCTCCTCGCGATCGTCCCCGCCGCCGCGGCGGCGGGGGACGAGGGCGCGCGCGCGCCCACCTTCGGGGAGGAGCTGGAGGTGACGGGCGAGCGCCCCCGCACCGCCGCCGCCGACCCCACCGCCGCCTCCACCGTGGTCGAGGCCCACCGGTTCGAGGGCGAGGCGAAGAGCGTGGCCGAGCTCATCGCCACCGCGCCGGGCGTGGCGGTGAGCCAGTACGGCGGGCTGGGCCAGCTCACCACCGTGTCCCTGCGCGGCTCGAGCGCGGCCCAGGTCCAGGTCCTCCTCGACGGCCTGCCGCTCAACACCGCCGCGGGCGGCGGCGTGGACCTGGCGCGCATCCCGCGCGCCTGGATCGAGCGCATCGAGGTGGTGCGCGGGGCGGAGGGCGCGGTGTACGGCGCCGGGACCCTGGGCGGGGTCGTCAACATCGTCACCCGGCGCGCCGCCGCGGGCGCCTGGTCGGCCGAGGCCACCGCCGGCTCGTTCCGCACCTTCGCCGGCTCGGCGGACGGCGCGGTGGGTGGCGAGCGGTGGGGGCTCTTCGGCGCGGCCGCGGTCGAGGACACGAGCGGGCGCTTCGAATACCTGTTCGACCCGACCCCGGCCATGCCCGGCGATGCGCTCGAGCCGCGCCAGCGGGACCACGACGCCTCCTTCACGGCCGGCGGGCTCGCCAAGCTCTGGGCGACGGTGGGCGAGGGACGGCTCGACGCCGTGCTGCAGCTCTCGGGCGGCACCCGCGACCTGCCCGGCTCGCCGTACGCGCTCACGCCCCACGACGGCCAGCGCGACGCGCGCGCCGGGCTGGTGGCACACCTCGCGGAGCCGCTCGGCGAGGGCCTCGTGCTCGTGCTCGGCCTCGACGGCCGCGACGACCGCCTCACCGTGTGGCTCGACCCCTTCCCCACCGCGCGCCAGCGCGACCTCGCCGGCGAGGCCAGCGCCGAGCTGCGCTGGACCACCGGGCCGAGCGAGCTCGCGCTGCGGGCTGCGGGCGGCGGCGAGCGGCTCGAGGTGGAAGGTGGGCGCACGCACGCCTGGGGCACCGCCGCGCTCTCGGCCGCGGAGGAGCTCGCCCTCCTCGGCGGCCGGCTGCGGGTCGCGCCCGCGCTCCGCTTCGACGTCGTGGGGCCCTTCCAGGGCATCTCCGCCAAGCTCGGCGCCTCGCTCCGGGTCGCCGGACCGCTCTCGGTGCGCGCTGGCGCCGGCCGCTCCTTCCGCGCGCCCAGCTTCGCCGAGCTGTACCTCTCGCAGGGGCTCCTCTCGCCCAACCCCGGCCTCGTGCCCGAGACCTCCTGGTCGGCCGACGCCGGGCTCGCGCTCGACGGCCGGCTCGGCCTCGCGCGCGCCACGGTCTTCACGCAGCAGTACCAGGACCTCATCGTCTACGAGCCGGACTCGTTCCGGCGCTTCAAGCCGTTCAACGACGGGAAGGCGGCCGCGAACGGGCTCGAGCTCGAGGCGGCCTCCGCGCCGCGGGGCCCCGCCGCGCTGGCGCTCTCCGGCGCGTACACCCTCCTCGCCACCGAGACGCTCCGCGGCAGCGCGGCGGTGCTCGGCAAGGAGCTGCCACACCGCGCGCGCCACCGGCTCTACGCCCGGCTCGCCGGCGAGCGCGGGCCCGTCGCCGCCCACGCCGAGGCGCAGTGGGTCTCGGCGCAGTTCCAGGACCTCGCCAACTCGCCGGCGCTGCGCGTGCCGCCGGTGCTCACGCTCGGCGCGGGCGCCTCGATCCTGCTCACCCGACGCCCCGAGACGCGGCTCGCGCTCGAGGTGAGAAACCTTCTCGACGACCGCACGCTGCAGGACGGCTTCGGCAACCCCCTCCCGGGCCGCACGGTGACGCTCACCGTGCGCGTTTCCGGTGGAAAGGAATCACCATGA
- a CDS encoding ComEA family DNA-binding protein, producing the protein MRRARLLAAALALLAATPALAAKKPLGAGERIDLNRASVSQLMRLPGVGRKKAEAIAAQRARAPFQRLEDVLSVKGVSSGWLEKQRPHLAVGAPPASEKLASGKVPAPRRP; encoded by the coding sequence GTGAGGCGCGCCCGCCTGCTCGCCGCCGCGCTGGCGCTCCTCGCCGCCACCCCCGCCCTCGCCGCGAAGAAGCCCCTCGGGGCCGGCGAGCGCATCGACCTCAACCGCGCCAGCGTCTCGCAGCTCATGCGGCTCCCCGGGGTGGGCCGCAAGAAGGCGGAGGCCATCGCCGCACAGCGCGCCCGCGCGCCGTTCCAGCGGCTCGAGGACGTGCTGTCGGTGAAGGGCGTCTCGTCCGGCTGGCTGGAGAAGCAGCGCCCTCACCTCGCGGTGGGCGCTCCCCCCGCGAGCGAGAAGCTGGCGTCCGGGAAGGTGCCGGCCCCTCGCCGTCCTTGA